In Pseudomonas hamedanensis, a single window of DNA contains:
- a CDS encoding acetyltransferase, producing the protein MRQHSVIHTPKISDYEELTRVWEASVRATHDFLPDSYIELLRNLVLTRYLDAVMLICTRDRQQRITGFAGVAAGKIEMLFIDPEHRGQGLGKQLLRYAIERLNADELDVNEQNPQALGFYQKQGFEVIGRSEVDGMGQPYPLLHMRLRQSQQRSNHA; encoded by the coding sequence ATGCGTCAGCATTCGGTCATCCACACACCGAAAATCAGCGATTACGAAGAACTGACCCGGGTCTGGGAGGCCTCGGTCCGCGCCACCCATGACTTTCTGCCAGACAGCTACATCGAGCTGCTGCGCAATCTGGTGCTCACCCGCTATCTCGATGCGGTGATGCTGATCTGCACCCGGGACCGCCAGCAACGCATCACCGGGTTTGCCGGTGTCGCGGCGGGCAAGATTGAAATGCTGTTTATCGACCCCGAGCATCGCGGTCAGGGCCTGGGCAAGCAGTTGCTCAGATACGCTATCGAACGGTTGAATGCCGACGAACTGGACGTCAACGAACAGAATCCGCAAGCCTTGGGCTTTTACCAGAAACAGGGATTCGAGGTCATCGGCCGCTCCGAAGTCGATGGCATGGGCCAGCCGTATCCGTTGCTGCACATGCGGTTGCGGCAGTCCCAGCAGCGCTCGAACCATGCCTGA
- a CDS encoding YehS family protein, whose protein sequence is MVHNDVLRSVRYMLDISDKKVVEIIKLGGMDVALADVLTWLDKKEEDEEGFVRCPDEVIAHFLDGLVIFKRGKDESRPPQPIEVPVTNNIILKKLRVAFELKEDDMHAILKAAEFPVSKPELSALFRKVGHTNYRPCGDQLLRNFLKGLTLRVRPA, encoded by the coding sequence ATGGTTCATAACGACGTACTGCGCAGCGTGCGCTACATGCTCGACATCAGCGACAAGAAAGTCGTAGAGATCATCAAACTTGGCGGCATGGACGTAGCGCTGGCTGACGTCCTGACCTGGCTCGACAAGAAGGAAGAAGACGAAGAAGGTTTCGTGCGCTGCCCGGACGAAGTCATCGCGCACTTCCTCGATGGTCTGGTGATCTTCAAGCGCGGCAAGGACGAAAGCCGTCCGCCGCAGCCGATCGAAGTGCCGGTGACCAACAACATCATCCTGAAAAAGCTGCGCGTCGCCTTCGAACTGAAAGAAGACGACATGCATGCGATTCTCAAGGCCGCCGAATTCCCGGTGTCCAAACCTGAACTGAGCGCGCTGTTCCGCAAGGTCGGCCACACCAACTATCGTCCGTGTGGCGACCAGTTGCTGCGCAACTTCCTCAAGGGCCTGACCCTACGCGTTCGCCCTGCCTGA
- a CDS encoding SDR family oxidoreductase, with translation MHPYFSLQGRTALVTGGTRGIGKMIAKAFVEAGAHVYVCSRDVEACHQTAEELAALGICHGVAANLATEEGVRELAARLGEQITHLDILVNNAGTTWGAPLESYPVKGWEKVMQLNVTSVFSCIQQFLPLLRKAGSAANPARIINIGSVAGISSFGEQAYAYGPSKAALHQLSRILARELVSQHINVNVIAPGRFPSKMTQHIGSDERALAEDTALIPMKRWGREEEMAALAISLASTAGAYMTGNIIPLDGGFSL, from the coding sequence ATGCACCCCTACTTTTCCCTGCAAGGCCGCACCGCGCTGGTGACCGGCGGCACCCGTGGTATCGGCAAAATGATCGCCAAGGCCTTCGTCGAGGCCGGCGCCCATGTCTATGTCTGCTCGCGCGACGTAGAAGCCTGCCATCAAACCGCTGAAGAACTTGCCGCGCTGGGCATTTGCCATGGCGTGGCGGCGAATCTGGCCACCGAAGAAGGCGTGCGGGAACTGGCTGCGCGCCTGGGCGAGCAGATCACCCATCTGGATATTCTGGTGAACAACGCTGGCACCACCTGGGGCGCACCGCTGGAAAGCTACCCCGTCAAAGGCTGGGAAAAGGTCATGCAACTGAACGTGACCTCGGTGTTCAGCTGCATTCAGCAGTTCCTGCCGCTGCTGCGCAAGGCCGGTTCGGCGGCGAATCCGGCGCGGATCATCAACATTGGTTCGGTAGCGGGGATTTCTTCGTTCGGCGAGCAGGCGTATGCCTACGGCCCGAGTAAAGCGGCCCTGCATCAGCTGTCACGCATTCTCGCGCGGGAGTTGGTGAGTCAGCACATCAACGTCAACGTGATTGCGCCGGGGCGGTTTCCGAGCAAGATGACTCAGCATATTGGCAGCGATGAGCGGGCATTGGCTGAAGACACTGCGCTGATTCCGATGAAGCGCTGGGGGCGTGAGGAAGAGATGGCGGCGCTGGCGATCAGCCTGGCGAGTACGGCCGGGGCCTATATGACCGGGAATATTATTCCGCTGGATGGGGGGTTCAGCCTCTGA
- a CDS encoding rRNA pseudouridine synthase — protein sequence MTDPIRLSKRLIELVGCSRREAELFIEGGWVTVDGEVIDEPQFKVGDQKVELDKDAKATAPEPVTILLNAPTGMDVESAMQSLSAETLSEEHRYGKRPLRGHFLRLTASADLQPNASGLLVFTQDWKILRKLTADAAKIEQEYIVEVEGEMAAHGLNRLQHGLTHKGKELPPVKASWQNENRLRFAMKNPQPGIIAQFCAAVGLKVISIRRIRIGGVSIGKVPLGQWRYLSGKEKF from the coding sequence ATGACTGACCCGATTCGCCTCTCCAAACGCCTCATCGAACTGGTTGGTTGCTCCCGCCGGGAGGCCGAGCTGTTCATCGAGGGCGGCTGGGTCACCGTGGACGGCGAAGTGATTGACGAGCCGCAATTCAAGGTCGGCGACCAGAAAGTCGAACTCGACAAGGATGCCAAGGCCACCGCGCCGGAGCCGGTGACCATCCTGCTCAACGCGCCTACCGGCATGGATGTCGAGAGCGCCATGCAATCGCTCAGCGCCGAAACCCTCAGCGAAGAGCATCGCTACGGCAAGCGTCCGTTGCGCGGACATTTCCTGCGCCTGACCGCCAGCGCCGACCTGCAGCCCAACGCCAGCGGCCTGCTGGTGTTCACCCAGGACTGGAAAATCCTGCGCAAGCTCACCGCCGACGCGGCGAAGATCGAGCAGGAATACATCGTCGAAGTCGAAGGCGAGATGGCCGCCCACGGCCTCAACCGCCTGCAGCACGGCCTGACCCACAAGGGCAAGGAGTTGCCGCCGGTCAAGGCCAGCTGGCAAAACGAAAACCGCCTGCGCTTCGCCATGAAAAACCCGCAGCCGGGGATCATCGCGCAGTTCTGTGCAGCGGTGGGCCTGAAGGTCATCAGCATCCGCCGCATCCGCATCGGCGGCGTCTCGATCGGCAAAGTCCCGCTCGGCCAATGGCGCTACCTGTCCGGCAAAGAGAAGTTCTAG
- the tsaA gene encoding tRNA (N6-threonylcarbamoyladenosine(37)-N6)-methyltransferase TrmO — protein sequence MTYSVSPIGFVRSCFKEKFAIPRQPQLAPAARGVLELVAPFDQGDAVQGLEQVSHVWLLFLFHQALEEKPRLKVRPPRLGGNKSMGVFATRATHRPNGIGQSVVKLDRVEAHRLFISGIDLLDGTPILDIKPYVPYADIIPGARNDIASAAPQLIDVQWAESALQQAHTHAQRLDEPLVELIEQCLAQDPRPAYQTPAPEREYGAQFWDLDVRWHYPTPEQIRVLEVIPVSA from the coding sequence ATGACTTACAGCGTCTCCCCCATCGGCTTCGTGCGCTCCTGCTTCAAGGAGAAGTTCGCCATTCCCCGCCAGCCACAACTGGCCCCCGCCGCCCGTGGTGTGCTGGAACTGGTCGCTCCGTTCGACCAGGGTGATGCCGTGCAGGGCCTGGAGCAGGTCAGTCATGTGTGGCTGTTGTTCCTGTTCCATCAGGCGCTGGAGGAAAAGCCACGCCTGAAAGTTCGCCCGCCGCGCCTGGGCGGCAACAAGTCGATGGGCGTGTTCGCTACTCGCGCCACCCATCGCCCTAACGGCATCGGCCAATCGGTGGTGAAACTGGACAGGGTCGAAGCCCATCGCCTGTTCATCTCCGGGATTGATCTGCTCGACGGCACGCCGATTCTCGACATCAAACCCTACGTGCCATATGCCGATATCATCCCGGGGGCGAGAAACGATATCGCCAGCGCCGCGCCGCAACTGATTGACGTGCAGTGGGCGGAGTCGGCGCTGCAACAGGCGCATACACATGCTCAGCGCCTCGATGAGCCGTTGGTTGAGCTGATTGAACAGTGCCTGGCTCAAGATCCGCGTCCGGCCTATCAGACGCCGGCACCGGAACGTGAATACGGTGCGCAGTTCTGGGATCTGGACGTGCGTTGGCATTATCCGACGCCCGAGCAGATCCGCGTGCTGGAAGTTATCCCGGTCTCTGCGTAA
- a CDS encoding potassium transporter Kup — protein sequence MLVAAVGVVYGDIGTSPLYTLKEVFSGAYGVPVNHDGVLGILSLIFWSLIWVVSIKYMMFVLRADNQGEGGIMALTALARRAAAGRKRLRTLLVVCGLIGAALFYGDSMITPAISVLSAIEGLGLAFDGIDHWVVPLSLVVLVALFLIQKHGTARIGILFGPIMVTWFLVLGALGVYGISHAPEVLHAMNPVWAVRFFTVHPGMGVAILGAVVLALTGAEALYADMGHFGRKPIARAWFLLVLPALVLNYFGQGALLLENPDAARNPFYLLAPSWALIPLVGLSTLATVIASQAVISGAFSLTRQAIQLGYIPRMYIQHTSSDEQGQIYIGAVNWALMVGVVLLVIGFESSGALASAYGVAVTGTMLMTTILVSAVMLLLWKWPPILAVPVLLGFLLVDGLYFAANVPKIVQGGAFPVIAGIALFVLMTTWKRGKQLLVDRLDEGALPLPIFISSIRVQPPHRVQGTAVFLTARSDAVPHALLHNLLHNQVLHEQVVLLTVVYEDIPRVPPSRRFEVEAHGEGFFRVILHFGFTDEPDVPQALKLCHLEDLDFSPMRTTYFLSRETVIASKLEGMARWREALFAFMLKNANGNLRFFNLPLNRVIELGTQVEM from the coding sequence ATGCTGGTCGCGGCGGTCGGGGTGGTTTACGGCGACATCGGCACGAGCCCGTTGTACACCCTCAAAGAAGTGTTTTCCGGCGCGTATGGCGTACCGGTGAATCACGACGGCGTGCTGGGTATTCTGTCGTTGATTTTCTGGTCGCTGATCTGGGTGGTCTCGATCAAATACATGATGTTCGTCCTGCGCGCCGACAACCAGGGCGAGGGCGGCATCATGGCCCTCACCGCACTGGCGCGGCGAGCAGCGGCGGGGCGCAAGCGCCTGCGCACGTTGTTGGTGGTCTGCGGACTGATCGGCGCGGCGCTGTTTTATGGCGACAGCATGATCACCCCGGCCATTTCAGTGCTTTCAGCGATTGAAGGTCTGGGCCTGGCGTTTGACGGCATCGATCACTGGGTGGTGCCATTGTCGCTGGTGGTGCTGGTGGCGCTGTTTCTGATCCAGAAGCACGGCACAGCGCGAATCGGCATTCTGTTCGGGCCGATCATGGTCACCTGGTTTCTGGTACTCGGCGCCCTCGGCGTGTATGGCATCAGCCACGCGCCAGAAGTGCTGCACGCGATGAACCCGGTCTGGGCCGTGCGCTTCTTCACGGTTCACCCGGGCATGGGCGTCGCGATCCTCGGCGCCGTGGTATTGGCTTTGACCGGCGCCGAAGCGCTGTACGCCGACATGGGCCACTTCGGCCGCAAGCCGATTGCTCGTGCGTGGTTTCTGCTGGTGCTGCCGGCGCTGGTGCTGAACTACTTCGGCCAGGGCGCGTTACTGCTGGAAAATCCTGACGCGGCGCGTAACCCGTTTTATCTGCTGGCACCGAGCTGGGCATTGATTCCGCTGGTTGGTCTGTCGACCCTGGCCACGGTGATCGCCTCGCAAGCGGTGATTTCCGGTGCGTTCTCCCTGACCCGTCAGGCGATCCAGCTCGGCTACATCCCGCGCATGTACATCCAGCACACCTCCAGCGACGAGCAGGGCCAGATCTACATCGGCGCGGTGAACTGGGCGCTGATGGTCGGGGTGGTCCTGCTGGTGATCGGCTTCGAGTCCTCCGGCGCACTCGCGTCGGCCTACGGCGTGGCGGTGACTGGCACCATGCTGATGACCACCATTCTGGTGTCGGCGGTGATGCTGCTGCTGTGGAAATGGCCGCCGATCCTCGCGGTCCCGGTGCTGCTCGGTTTCCTGTTGGTCGATGGCCTGTACTTCGCCGCCAACGTGCCGAAGATCGTTCAGGGCGGCGCATTTCCGGTGATCGCCGGTATTGCCCTGTTCGTGTTGATGACCACCTGGAAGCGCGGCAAACAACTATTGGTCGACCGCCTCGACGAAGGCGCGCTGCCGCTGCCGATCTTCATCAGCAGCATCCGCGTGCAACCACCGCATCGCGTGCAGGGCACCGCTGTTTTCCTCACCGCGCGCTCCGACGCCGTGCCGCATGCGCTGTTGCACAACCTGCTGCATAACCAGGTGCTGCATGAGCAGGTGGTGCTGCTGACGGTGGTCTATGAAGATATTCCGCGTGTGCCGCCATCGCGACGCTTTGAAGTCGAAGCGCACGGGGAGGGCTTCTTCCGGGTCATTCTGCATTTCGGCTTTACCGACGAACCGGACGTGCCGCAGGCGTTGAAGCTGTGCCACCTCGAAGACCTCGACTTCAGCCCGATGCGTACGACTTACTTCCTCAGTCGGGAAACGGTGATCGCCTCGAAACTCGAGGGGATGGCGCGTTGGCGGGAAGCGTTGTTTGCGTTCATGTTGAAGAATGCCAATGGCAATTTGCGCTTCTTCAATTTGCCGCTGAACCGGGTGATTGAGTTAGGGACGCAGGTGGAGATGTAG
- a CDS encoding LysR family transcriptional regulator produces the protein MRFTLRQLQVFVAVAQQESVSRAAGLLNLSQSAASTSITELERQSSCQLFDRAGKRLSLNALGKQLLPQAVALLDQAKEIEDLLNGKSGFGSLSVGATLTIGNYLATLLIGGFMQRHPESQVKLHVQNTANIVQQVAHYEIDLGLIEGDCSHPDIEVQSWVEDELVVFCAPQHPLAKRGSASMEELTHEAWILREQGSGTRLTFDQAMRHHRSALNIRLELEHTEAIKRAVESGLGIGCISRLALRDAFRRGSLVPVETPDLDLARQFYFIWHKQKYQTSAMREFLDLCRAFTAGVQRSDEIVLPNIA, from the coding sequence ATGCGATTTACTCTCCGTCAACTGCAAGTCTTCGTCGCTGTCGCCCAGCAGGAAAGCGTATCCCGTGCTGCGGGTCTGCTCAACCTCTCGCAGTCGGCTGCCAGCACCTCGATCACCGAACTTGAGCGCCAGTCCAGCTGCCAGCTGTTCGACCGCGCCGGTAAACGGCTGAGCCTCAACGCTCTCGGCAAACAGCTGTTGCCGCAAGCGGTGGCTCTGCTTGATCAGGCCAAGGAGATCGAAGACCTGCTCAATGGCAAATCCGGTTTCGGCTCGCTGTCGGTAGGCGCGACGCTGACCATCGGCAATTATCTGGCGACCCTGCTGATTGGCGGCTTCATGCAGCGCCACCCGGAAAGTCAGGTGAAGCTGCATGTGCAGAACACAGCCAATATCGTGCAACAAGTCGCCCACTACGAAATTGACCTGGGTCTGATTGAAGGCGATTGCAGCCATCCCGACATTGAAGTGCAGAGCTGGGTCGAAGATGAGCTGGTGGTGTTCTGCGCGCCGCAGCATCCACTGGCCAAGCGCGGCAGCGCGAGCATGGAAGAGCTGACCCATGAGGCGTGGATTCTGCGCGAACAGGGTTCCGGCACGCGCCTGACCTTTGATCAGGCCATGCGCCACCATCGCAGCGCGTTAAACATCCGTCTGGAGCTGGAACACACCGAAGCGATCAAGCGCGCAGTGGAATCAGGCCTGGGGATTGGCTGCATCTCGCGCCTGGCGCTGCGCGATGCGTTTCGCCGCGGTAGCCTGGTGCCAGTGGAAACGCCGGACCTGGACCTGGCCCGGCAGTTTTATTTCATCTGGCATAAACAGAAATACCAGACCTCGGCCATGCGCGAGTTTCTCGATCTGTGCCGCGCTTTTACCGCCGGGGTGCAGCGCAGCGACGAGATTGTCCTGCCCAACATCGCTTAA
- the fpr gene encoding ferredoxin-NADP reductase, with protein MSNMNHERVLSVHHWNDTLFSFKCTRDPGLRFENGQFVMIGLQQPNGRPLMRAYSIASPNWEEHLEFFSIKVQDGPLTSQLQHLKEGDEIIISKKPTGTLVLDDLNPGKHLYLLSTGTGLAPFMSVIQDPETYERFEKVILVHGVRYVNEVAYREFITEHLPQNEFFGEALRDKLIYYPTVTREPFENQGRLTDLMRSGKLFSDIGLPPINPQDDRAMICGSPSMLDETSEVLDSFGLKISARMREPGDYLIERAFVEK; from the coding sequence ATGAGCAACATGAACCACGAGCGTGTCCTCAGTGTTCATCACTGGAACGACACTCTGTTCAGCTTCAAGTGCACCCGCGATCCGGGCCTGCGCTTCGAGAACGGTCAGTTCGTGATGATCGGCCTGCAGCAGCCCAACGGCCGCCCGCTTATGCGCGCTTACTCGATCGCCAGCCCGAACTGGGAAGAGCATCTGGAATTCTTCAGCATCAAGGTGCAGGACGGTCCGCTGACCTCGCAACTGCAGCACTTGAAGGAAGGCGACGAGATCATCATCTCGAAAAAGCCTACCGGCACCCTGGTGCTGGATGACCTGAACCCGGGCAAGCATTTGTACCTGCTGAGCACCGGCACCGGTCTGGCGCCGTTCATGAGCGTCATTCAGGATCCGGAAACCTACGAGCGCTTTGAAAAAGTGATCCTGGTTCACGGTGTGCGTTACGTCAACGAAGTCGCCTACCGCGAATTCATCACCGAGCACCTGCCGCAGAACGAGTTCTTCGGCGAAGCGCTGCGTGACAAGCTGATCTACTACCCGACCGTGACCCGCGAGCCGTTCGAGAATCAGGGCCGTCTGACCGACCTGATGCGCAGCGGCAAGCTGTTCAGCGACATCGGCCTGCCTCCGATCAACCCGCAGGACGACCGCGCGATGATCTGCGGCAGCCCGAGCATGCTCGACGAGACCAGCGAAGTGCTCGACAGCTTCGGGCTGAAAATTTCGGCGCGGATGCGCGAGCCGGGTGACTACCTGATCGAGCGTGCGTTCGTCGAAAAATAA
- a CDS encoding virulence factor family protein, protein MIQRSLKYILAALIVLAVIAGGCFWYLKRPAPEPTVEQLRPADGAAMTRVIPGTKAKAQVLVAVTDEQKLSEKQLTTLSRSASAQIVQVILPKDCLLQSRALQAGLRELNGPATLVSGIGPGAVLAWRWLAEQKDDKAQAISVDLALEKPGCTHLLPKSAAHGHWLVAWNDNPDDTSAGFVRDQPNAETSISDYDINLPQVLNNELRKILVGGDKANGGLAIPVVEVPAGQANDTVTLFLSGDGGWRDLDRDVAGEMAKIGYPVVGIDTLRYYWQHKSPEQSALDLTELMQHYRQKWGTKRFILTGYSFGADVLPAIYNRLPENEQQRVDAIILLAFARTGSFEIEVEGWLGNAGKEAATGPEMAKLPAAKVVCIYGEEETDESGCTDKTAVGEAVKLPGGHHFDENYPALAKRLVELIQKRQSKDSVAEE, encoded by the coding sequence ATGATTCAACGCTCCCTGAAGTACATCCTTGCCGCACTGATCGTGCTGGCCGTGATTGCCGGCGGTTGTTTCTGGTACCTCAAACGCCCGGCACCGGAACCGACCGTCGAACAGCTCAGACCCGCCGATGGCGCGGCCATGACCCGGGTGATCCCGGGCACCAAAGCCAAGGCCCAGGTGCTGGTGGCTGTCACCGACGAGCAGAAGCTCTCCGAGAAACAACTGACTACCCTCAGCCGCAGCGCTTCGGCGCAGATCGTTCAGGTGATCCTGCCCAAGGACTGCCTGCTGCAAAGCCGCGCCCTGCAAGCGGGCCTGCGCGAACTGAACGGCCCGGCGACACTGGTCAGCGGCATCGGCCCGGGCGCCGTGCTGGCGTGGCGCTGGCTGGCGGAACAGAAAGACGACAAGGCTCAGGCCATCTCCGTCGACCTCGCGCTGGAAAAACCGGGCTGCACGCACCTGCTGCCGAAATCCGCCGCCCACGGCCACTGGCTGGTCGCGTGGAACGACAACCCGGACGACACCAGCGCCGGTTTCGTGCGCGATCAACCGAACGCCGAGACCAGCATCAGCGACTACGACATCAACCTGCCGCAAGTGCTGAACAACGAACTGCGCAAGATCCTCGTCGGCGGCGACAAGGCCAACGGCGGCCTGGCGATCCCGGTGGTGGAAGTGCCGGCCGGCCAGGCCAACGACACCGTGACCCTGTTCCTCTCCGGCGACGGCGGCTGGCGCGACCTCGACCGCGATGTGGCCGGGGAAATGGCCAAGATCGGCTACCCGGTGGTCGGCATCGACACCCTGCGCTACTACTGGCAGCACAAGAGCCCGGAACAAAGCGCCCTCGACCTCACCGAACTGATGCAGCACTACCGGCAGAAATGGGGCACCAAGCGCTTCATCCTCACCGGTTACTCGTTCGGCGCCGACGTCCTCCCGGCGATCTACAACCGCCTGCCAGAGAACGAACAGCAGCGCGTCGACGCCATCATCCTGCTCGCCTTCGCCCGCACCGGCAGCTTTGAAATCGAAGTCGAAGGCTGGTTGGGTAACGCCGGCAAAGAAGCCGCCACCGGCCCGGAAATGGCCAAGCTGCCAGCGGCGAAGGTCGTGTGCATCTATGGCGAAGAAGAGACGGACGAAAGTGGCTGCACCGACAAGACTGCCGTTGGCGAAGCGGTGAAACTACCCGGCGGGCACCACTTCGACGAGAACTACCCGGCACTGGCCAAGCGCTTGGTGGAGCTGATTCAGAAGCGTCAAAGCAAGGATTCGGTGGCCGAAGAGTGA
- the rimO gene encoding 30S ribosomal protein S12 methylthiotransferase RimO encodes MSTTPAPANPKVGFVSLGCPKALVDSERILTQLRMEGYDVVSTYQDADVVVVNTCGFIDSAKAESLEVIGEAIKENGKVIVTGCMGVEEGNIRNVHPSVLAVTGPQQYEQVVNAVHEVVPPRQDHNPLIDLVPPQGIKLTPRHYAYLKISEGCNHSCSFCIIPSMRGKLVSRPVGDVLDEAQRLVKSGVKELLVISQDTSAYGVDVKYRTGFWNGAPVKTRMTELCEALSTLGVWVRLHYVYPYPHVDELIPLMAAGKILPYLDIPFQHASPKVLKSMKRPAFEDKTLARIKNWREICPDLIIRSTFIVGFPGETEEDFQYLLNWLTEAQLDRVGCFQYSPVEGAPANDLDLDVVPDDVKQDRWDRFMAHQQAISSARLQMRIGREIEVLVDEVDEQGAVGRCFFDAPEIDGNVFIDNGSNLKPGDKVWCKVTDADEYDLWAEQI; translated from the coding sequence ATGTCCACCACTCCTGCGCCGGCCAATCCAAAGGTTGGCTTTGTATCTCTGGGTTGCCCGAAAGCACTGGTCGACTCCGAGCGCATCCTGACCCAGCTGCGCATGGAAGGCTATGACGTGGTGTCGACCTATCAGGACGCCGACGTCGTGGTGGTCAATACCTGCGGTTTCATCGATTCGGCCAAGGCTGAGTCTTTGGAAGTGATCGGCGAAGCGATCAAGGAAAACGGCAAGGTGATCGTCACCGGCTGCATGGGCGTGGAAGAAGGCAACATTCGCAACGTGCACCCGAGCGTACTGGCTGTGACCGGTCCTCAGCAGTACGAGCAAGTGGTCAACGCCGTGCACGAAGTCGTGCCGCCGCGTCAGGATCACAACCCGCTGATCGACCTGGTGCCGCCACAAGGCATCAAGCTGACCCCGCGTCACTACGCCTACCTGAAGATTTCCGAAGGCTGCAACCACAGCTGCTCGTTCTGCATCATCCCGTCGATGCGCGGCAAACTGGTCAGCCGTCCGGTGGGCGATGTGCTCGACGAAGCTCAGCGTCTGGTCAAGTCCGGCGTGAAAGAGCTGCTGGTGATTTCCCAGGACACCAGCGCTTACGGCGTCGACGTGAAATACCGCACCGGTTTCTGGAACGGCGCACCGGTGAAAACCCGCATGACCGAGCTGTGCGAAGCCCTGAGCACCTTGGGCGTCTGGGTCCGCTTGCACTACGTTTATCCGTACCCGCACGTCGACGAGCTGATCCCGCTGATGGCCGCCGGCAAGATCCTGCCGTACCTGGACATCCCGTTCCAGCACGCCAGCCCGAAAGTCCTGAAGTCGATGAAACGCCCGGCGTTCGAAGACAAGACCCTGGCGCGGATCAAGAACTGGCGTGAAATCTGCCCTGACCTGATCATCCGCTCGACCTTCATCGTCGGTTTCCCGGGCGAGACAGAAGAAGACTTCCAATACCTGCTCAACTGGCTGACCGAAGCCCAGCTCGATCGCGTCGGCTGCTTCCAGTATTCGCCGGTTGAAGGCGCGCCAGCCAACGATCTGGACCTGGACGTGGTGCCGGACGACGTCAAGCAAGACCGTTGGGACCGCTTCATGGCGCACCAGCAGGCAATCAGCTCGGCACGCCTGCAAATGCGCATCGGCCGTGAGATCGAAGTGCTGGTGGACGAGGTTGACGAGCAAGGCGCGGTTGGCCGTTGCTTCTTCGATGCCCCGGAAATCGATGGCAACGTATTTATCGACAACGGCAGCAATCTGAAGCCGGGCGACAAAGTCTGGTGCAAGGTGACTGACGCCGACGAATACGATTTGTGGGCTGAGCAGATCTAA
- the erdR gene encoding response regulator transcription factor ErdR: MATYDILIADDHPLFRSALHQALTLGLGPQVRLVEVASIAELETRLTEKADWDLVLLDLNMPGAYGFSGLVLLRGQYPQIPVVMVSAQEEASVMVKSREFGASGFIPKSSDLSVIQQAVRQVLDGDVFWPPQAFEAVSVSDEAKAASDGLASLTPQQFRVLTMVCEGLLNKQIAYELSVSEATIKAHVTAIFRKLNVRTRTQAALLLQQLESIPSQ, encoded by the coding sequence ATGGCCACATACGACATCCTGATTGCCGACGATCACCCGCTTTTTCGTAGCGCGCTGCATCAAGCGCTGACGCTGGGCCTTGGCCCGCAAGTCCGTCTGGTGGAAGTGGCGAGCATCGCCGAACTGGAGACCCGTCTGACCGAAAAGGCCGACTGGGATCTGGTCCTGCTGGACCTGAACATGCCCGGCGCCTACGGGTTTTCCGGGCTGGTGCTGCTGCGCGGTCAGTACCCGCAGATTCCGGTGGTGATGGTCTCGGCCCAGGAAGAAGCGTCGGTGATGGTCAAATCCCGCGAGTTCGGTGCCAGTGGCTTCATTCCCAAGTCCAGCGATCTGAGCGTGATTCAGCAAGCAGTGCGCCAAGTGCTGGATGGCGATGTGTTCTGGCCGCCGCAGGCATTCGAAGCGGTCAGCGTCTCCGATGAGGCCAAAGCCGCCAGCGATGGCCTCGCCAGCCTGACACCTCAACAGTTCCGCGTGTTGACCATGGTCTGCGAGGGCCTGCTGAACAAGCAGATTGCCTATGAGTTGAGTGTGTCGGAAGCGACCATCAAGGCCCACGTCACGGCGATCTTTCGCAAACTGAATGTACGCACCCGTACACAAGCGGCTTTACTGCTGCAACAACTTGAGTCAATTCCGAGCCAGTGA
- a CDS encoding diacylglycerol kinase, with the protein MSPFKGQTGLKRILNASGYSLDGLRAAFTGEAAFRQLVLLNVVLIPLTFFLNVSRVEQALLIAVCLLALIVELLNSAVEAAIDRISLELHPLSKNAKDMGSAAQFVALSMIALVWAVILL; encoded by the coding sequence ATGTCACCTTTCAAGGGCCAGACCGGCCTGAAACGCATCCTCAACGCGTCTGGCTATTCGCTCGACGGCCTGCGCGCGGCCTTCACCGGCGAAGCCGCGTTCCGTCAACTGGTACTGCTCAATGTCGTGCTGATTCCGCTGACGTTTTTCCTGAACGTCAGCCGTGTCGAACAGGCGTTGTTGATCGCAGTATGTCTGCTGGCGCTGATCGTCGAATTGCTGAACTCGGCCGTCGAAGCGGCCATCGACCGCATCTCGCTGGAGCTGCATCCGCTGTCGAAAAACGCCAAGGACATGGGCAGCGCCGCGCAATTTGTGGCGCTGAGCATGATCGCGCTGGTGTGGGCGGTGATTCTGCTTTAA